The Serinus canaria isolate serCan28SL12 chromosome 2, serCan2020, whole genome shotgun sequence genomic interval GGCACATCCCTCCCGGCCTCGGTCCGTGTCCCGCCGCCTCCGAGCACACTTCGGGCCCGGCCCGTGCGCATCTCCCGTCCCTCAGGggcctttccctttcctcctcctcctcctcctcctcctcctttccgTGACCTTGGGCTGGAAATAGGCAAACAAGCGAGGCGATGCGCGGAAAAGCTAACATCGCTCTCCGGCGAAGTAACCTTAAAGGGATCGCCTTACTAATTGTTTTCTCGGTGGAACCGAGTCAAATGACTCATTCATTGAAATAATCATAACAACGACAGCAGCCAAGAAAGGGCAGAGACAGGGAAAAATGCCCCCTCgcccccctctgtccccacgcCCTTACGCCCACCTTTGCCCCGGCGTGCTTCATGTTCAAATCCGCAGCCCGGGATGcgaggggagaggggagcagcccTCCCGCCGTGCGGAAAGCGGGGCCGGAGCCGCAGCCCTGGCCCCGCGGGACTGGCGTCTCCCTGCTCGTCTTGACCTGGGCTGCCTGATCCCATTCCCGCCAGGGTAAGGGACAACACAGCGCCGAGGCGACATGACTGATTAAGCGCTCAGAGGGGCCAGATAAGCCCTGATGAATCTCATTACGGGAGGGAGACGGGCTGTCCTGTTTGCAAactttgttattattatttctctctCCCCCACTTCCCTGCTCTTTTGTGTCCTCCCTCCCCGCCCTGCCCTGCGGATCCCCCctccactcctcctcctcctcccctcctcgCCCTTCCCCATCCACACCCAGCGGCTAGAAGGGGACCTGGATGGCCGTGGCTGAAGGCGGCTGGTGCGCGGTGAAGCGGTGCGCTGCGGACGCCGGCGGTTCCTCCTGCCCCTTCGCGACCAGGGAGCCGCGCCCGTCTCCTCCTtcgccttcctcctcctccggcTCCCAGGGTGAACGCGGATCCTCCAAGACTTCTCGGCCGGAGACCGACGGCAGCCAccggccggccccgccgccgccccccgccgccgaGGGCAGGTCGCTGCTCGCCCCCTACGTGCACTTCGGGACCCCGCACCCCTCCGGCCGTCCCAGCTGGGAGGACATCCTGCTCTTCGCGGACTTAGACCAAACCAACAAGCTGATCTGGTCCAGCCGCGGCCCCAAGCTGAGCGCCCTCGGCGCCGAGCAGCCCGAGGAGATGTACCAGACCCTCGCCATCTCGGCCGCCCAGGGCCCCACGCCTTACGACGGCTCTCCGGGCGGCTTCATGCACTCCACGCCCAGCTCGCCCGTCTACGTGCCCACGACCCGCGTGGGCTCCATGCTGCCCACGCTGCCGTACCTGCAGGGCAGCGGGgcggcccagcccagccacccgGGCGGCGGCCACGCCGTCTGGTCCCAGCCGGCCGCGGAAAGCCCCTCGTAcagcagcggcggcggctccCACCCCTCGGGCCGCTTCCCGTACTCCCCAAGCCCGCCGGTGGCCAACGGGGCCTCCCGGGAGCCCGGCGCCTACAGCAACAGCCTGGGCGCCAGGGACCAGTACAGCCCCCTGGCCCGGCCGCTCAATGGCTCCTACCCGGGGCCTTACACGTCCTACGTGGGGCCGCAGCTCGCCCCTGCCTGGCCCACGGCGCCCTTCGAGAACTCCATGCTGCACTGCCTCCAGGGCCGGGCCGCCCCCATCCCCGTCCGGGCACCCAGCGCAGGTAGGAGCcgcgggcagggcagggcaggacagggagggtCGCCGCATGCCGGGGCTGCCCCCCGGAGGGGCGGTGGGGGTGCCGGGGGCGCGGGGAGCGGCGGTAGGGCCGTCCCGGCCGGGGGCTCGCTGGCGAGGGGCGGCCCCGCTGTCGGTGTCAGGACGGCAGTCCCGGGACCATGCCTGTTCTGGAGTAGAGGTAACTCCCGTCGTTTGTGTTGAGTTAGGGGAAAATGCACCTCCAAAAATGCACCTCCGGCGTTGTTTGGAGTATGGCAATCGGGGTTACCAACCCAAAGATCCTAAACGAATTGCCCGGTgtaaacttaatttttaatttttccaaatcAGTacattcctgctttccttaAATGCGGTCCTCTGGACAAGAAACGGTGACAAATTCACTGCAAATTAATCGTTCTCGTATCATAAAGGAAAATTGCAGGGGCTCACTTAACCTATTTTGGATTATTTCAACTATAAAAcacttcattaaaaaagaaaggcagcaaaGCAAAATCTCATGTATGAATGAGGAAACGTAATTTATAAACTGCTAAAATACAGCACCTCCTGAGgggttttgctttcttttccgAGGTGTCcaattcttgtttttttttagttaaggAGATTCTCGGTGTCATTAAATCAATTGTAGAAGTGGAGTTTGAGCTGTGATGATTTAGTCAGAGGTAGAAAGATTAACGATTATTGCAATCTCTTCAGCTTTAGAATAaatttatgtatatataaatagaGGTTTATAGAGAGGTGTGTGTGGCtatgtatatgtatttatatatacatgCTCTGCATATATTtattatgtatatatacatatttatgtaaatatgtGTACGCACACAGATTTGATCATCATTCACTTTAAGCATAAACTACCTACCAGGTGCATATATTTTATAGACAGTGTGATTTTCTCGTCCAGTGCAGTGTTGCAGAAAATTATCCCGtggatttttgtctttctgtagGGCTGTACACACAATGCTCCTCCCGTCTGTCGATGACACCATGtagatttaattattttaatcctCCCACTTGGTGTTTAATATCTTGACAGAGGGAAGATAGTCAGTTTTAGCAGTGATAGGAGAGGCCACATCTCAGAGTAACAAAACAGTTGAGTTTTAAACTCAACTTTTAAAAGTTATAGTGTGGAACTAGATGATGGAGAGTCAAAAAATCAattgtgtttttttatttttttttttccaaattttgtcGGGAGAGACTTGGGGTTGGAAAATCTTAcggcagggagaggagaggggtgAGTAAGAAGGAGCAGAGAAGTGCAGGAGCCGGGCGCTGGAGGAGGCTAGGGCAGGAATGTCAAGGCAGCCGGGGAGCACGGcagcttcccctgctccagcgGGTCTCTCCCGCCCTTATTCCTCCCTCCCACCGGTGCTGGGGGCCGGAGGGGTAGGGATTAGCCTTTCCATGAGGGAAAAGACGGGTTCCAGGGCAGCCGCAACGCGGTGTAACGCGGGGCGAAGCAGCCCGGAGCTCCGGGGCTAGGCGACTTTTCTGTTCCTGTGAGGCAAAAAGCGGCAGCAAAGCCGAAGCCACGCGTTGCCCCGTGTCAACATTGCGGGAAAATTGTAGCCGAAATGTATTTTTTACGGCTAAATGTTAGACAGTTTGATAAAGCTTTCTTAACGGTACTCTTAGAGATGCTAAAACAGtgtctaaaattaaaattttattttggtttttttttggaaaaaattgtAGTACTCACTCTctaaggggaaaaatatttgaaaatgccCGAGAAATATTGTCACGGcagaatttctttctgcagGCACACAGGCAATGCCGTAAAATAAATAGCCGagacaaaataatatttaagtTCCAGCGTCCTTGACGTCCTAAACATTTTTCTGATTACAGTCTTCAATGGTGCTTTTAATGCAAAGATTAATAAATCTTAGCGATGTGCTAAGAGCTAGGAGCTGACAACTTAAGTTGAACTGTGCTCTCTGGACTGTGCCGTGTGCCCGTTCCTCTTTAGCGCCTAATAATTCGCAAAcgaagggaggagagaaaagtaTTTGGGTGGGTGCGGGCCAAAAGGCCGAGTCTTTCTCAGCTCAAGGCCAGCCGTGTCACCGCAACCCAGTCTCCAAAGCTGCTCGACCTTTACGAGCTCTCTTTCGCTGTAGAGTGAAACCTTAGAGAATAACCCAATGAGGAATTTTAGGCAGGTagcagagggaaataaaaaaatcaatgacGAAGCTCTGAGTCTGAAACATACATTCCCAGACTCGACTCGAAAGCTGCTGTAAAAATCCAAACATctgcttttattatttctgcaCAACGTGGCACAGTCTATGTAAAACAAGTATTTATTCCCCCCCTCTCCTGAAGTATAGAAATATGGAGAGGTGAATCAGAACAGGGATTCACATGGGTGAAAGCATTAGCTTTTATAGGtgggttttctctctctttttttttcctttttctttttttcccccggGCTTTTATCCCgcttttccccccctctcaGTGCTCAGTAACTATGAAAGCAGGAGGCACAATAACgcttatttttccatttcctctgtTTCCTACAAACCAGCTCTAATTTGACCAAATAGCCAAGGCGAAGCAGCCACTGCCCCTGGCTGCCTTGGCACACCAGGGCCCCAAACGCTGCCTCTAAACTAGAAGCTTTAGTAC includes:
- the GATA6 gene encoding transcription factor GATA-6 — its product is MAVAEGGWCAVKRCAADAGGSSCPFATREPRPSPPSPSSSSGSQGERGSSKTSRPETDGSHRPAPPPPPAAEGRSLLAPYVHFGTPHPSGRPSWEDILLFADLDQTNKLIWSSRGPKLSALGAEQPEEMYQTLAISAAQGPTPYDGSPGGFMHSTPSSPVYVPTTRVGSMLPTLPYLQGSGAAQPSHPGGGHAVWSQPAAESPSYSSGGGSHPSGRFPYSPSPPVANGASREPGAYSNSLGARDQYSPLARPLNGSYPGPYTSYVGPQLAPAWPTAPFENSMLHCLQGRAAPIPVRAPSAELLEDLSESRECVNCGSIQTPLWRRDGTGNYLCNACGLYTKMNGLSRPLIKPQKRVPSSRRMGLSCANCHTTTTTLWRRNAEGEPVCNACGLYMKLHGVPRPLAMKKEGIQTRKRKPKNINKSKACSGNSTTAVPMTPTSTSSTNSDDCSKTASPGAQTAASGASSSVMSGPGESTSPESSNLKYSGQDGLYTGVSLSSTAEVTASVRQDPWCALALA